A segment of the Bacteriovorax sp. PP10 genome:
GCTTTTTAAAACAAGATCTCATACAACTTGAGATACTAAAGAAAGGATTTGCTATGAATAAATTATTGTTACTAGTAGGAGTTTCTTTTTTATCAACGGAAGCTTTGGCAGGTGCATGGAGATATGGCTGCATTGGTAGCCTCCCTGACGGATCAGTCGTTAATTTTAATCGGGCCACTTTAGCAATCGTGTCTACGACTCAGCCAGCGAGATATGCAGCTACTGCTGATATTTCGAAAGATATACAAGTGGGCGATGCCTTGGATCTTAATTCTGGTTTGCAACCAGAAATGGATTTCAAAAAAGCTAATGGCGATATAATCAAATTGATCGAGACAAGGTCAATAAACATTTCTCATCATGAAAGAAATGAAAGTTGCACAGGCGGTAGTATTCGCACTCTTACTGATGAGCGCACAAAGAAAACTTACAAATTTGTGATACCTGGTGAAACAACAGTAAGTGGAATTTTAAAATGTTACGATATTAATATTTCAACTTGCGGTTAATTAAAATATTAGGATAGATTGGCGCCTCTACGTCGCCAATCTTCGAACTGAGCTTATCTGTAATTTAATTAATTACAATGAAGAAGCTCAATTTTCGTTTGTCCCATAACAGTTACACCTTTATTGGAATTATTATCTCCTAATACCGTGGCACCCGTTTTTGCTGAAGCTAAGTGGGCTTTACAGTCAGCTTTAATAATTAAGCCACCCATAACGTTGACGTTAGATTTAAAGCAATACCATCCATTAGGATTTAAAAGTTCATAAATCGTTTTGCCCATGACATTTACAGCTGGATTTAAAAGAATGAGAACAGGTTTGTCTGTTTTATCAGAGTCAACTGGGTTTTTACCTAGACCAAAAATTTTAACTGATGTGTCCATGGTTTTATAATCAGGCTTATCTCCAAATGGATGTTTTCCCCACGAATTTAGGCAAGCCGAAACAGCTTGTTCATCATTCATATCATCAGCTTTGGTTGTTGGGACGATAGTGATCAATAGTAGAGATAAAAAGATAATTGAATAATTTTTCATAATAGCTTCCATGTTAAATACATTTAAAATGAGACTTAACAAAATTAAGTTAATGAGTGCTGTTTGACAATCATCCAATTAGTAAGATTTATAGATTGGTGCACCATAGTTGACGAATATCGAACTGAACTTATCCACGATTCCAAATTTTCTGATGAATATAATTTTCTTTACCTAGAAAAATCGATCCAAGAGCAATTGTATCAAGAAATCCATGAGCAAAAATTGCTACCCACACATTAAATCCACATATTACAAATATGCATCCGAATAATATTCCGATGCTCGCAGTGCTTAATATCCCACAACGATTTTGATAGGCATGAGAAAGACCAAATACAATAGATGTGAATATTATGTTGAAGATTGTGCCATATAGGTCAGCACCTACTATGTTTGAGACTTCTGTCATCAAGAAGCCGCGATATAATCCTTCTTCAATTGTAGCAACAAATATCCAGACCATTACTAAAGTCTGAATGTAAGCTTTCCAGTTTCCTCTGATACTACTAAATGAACTGTAGTCATGAGAGGTTTTTGTTAATTTTTCACTAAATGGATCAATGAATACAGTGGACAATAAATAAAGTACGCAACCATAAATTAGCCCTAATAGAATTGTTGCTCCCCAATTTTCCGGTAGGCTAAAACCAATCGCATTTAAATTTTGACCTCGAAGCCAAAGTGTTATTGAAATGATGATAATTGAACCCAAGATACCAATTCCTGGGCGCTTCTTAAGTCCCGTGATGATGAGTAAAGCCGAGGTTGCAAGGATAAG
Coding sequences within it:
- a CDS encoding CPBP family intramembrane glutamic endopeptidase — its product is MIISSSNIISILLILATSALLIITGLKKRPGIGILGSIIIISITLWLRGQNLNAIGFSLPENWGATILLGLIYGCVLYLLSTVFIDPFSEKLTKTSHDYSSFSSIRGNWKAYIQTLVMVWIFVATIEEGLYRGFLMTEVSNIVGADLYGTIFNIIFTSIVFGLSHAYQNRCGILSTASIGILFGCIFVICGFNVWVAIFAHGFLDTIALGSIFLGKENYIHQKIWNRG